Within the Egibacteraceae bacterium genome, the region CGGTCGGGGAACGGCCCGGCGACGGCATCGTCGGCGGGGCCGCGTCGAGCCGGCAAGAGAAACTCCGTGCCTGAGTCGTCCGGATCCTCGGCCATGCCGGCGGGTCCTTTCGCCATCATCACTCGTCGCCCCGGCACGCAACGGGGAGAGGCCGTATAGAACGGTCTGCCGCCAGCCCTGTCAATCGCGGTGCGTCCCCCTCAGCATCTTCATGGCGGTCGCAGCGCGACCCCCCCACCCGGCACAGCAGAGAATCGCCCTCGCACGCTCGGGCGATTCACGAGTTAGCGGCCGAGGGCGATATCCGCCGCGCGTCGCATGGCTGGCAGTGGTGCTGTGGTGCCGGTCCAGCGCTCGAATGACCGCGCGGCCTGGGCGACCAGCATGCCGAGGCCGTCGTGGGCCTCGGCGCCCCCTGCCCGCGCCGCGGTGAGGAACGGGGTGTCGGCCGGCCCGTAGACCAGGTCGAGGGCGGTCTGGCCCCGCCCCAGGCGCATGAACCGATCCGGCAGCACCTCCCCCCGCAGACCCAGCGGCGTGGCGTTCACCACCAGCGCGGGTTCGGGGACCGGCCCCACGCGGGCGGCACCCATGCGGCGCGCGAGCGCCGAGACCTCCAGGCCGGCGTGCTCGCGGCGAGCGACCACCTCGACGTGCGCCCCGACGCGTCCGAGCGCCACGGCGGCGGCGCGCGCGGCCCCGCCGCTGCCCAGCAGCAGCGTGGGCGTCCCCTCGGCCAGGCCGAGGTCGTGCTCCAAGAATGCCTGAAGGCCCGTGGCGTCGGTGTTGTCGGCCGTCAGCCGGCCACCCGACCAGTACAGGGTGTTGACCGCCCCGACCGCGTCCGCCTCCGGCGTGCGCTCGTCGGCGAGCTCGCCCACCGCCTGCTTGTGCGGCACCGTGATGTTCGCGCCCCGAAACCCCACGGCCCGCAGGCCCCCCACCGCAGTGGCAAGGGCGTCGGGCTCGACGTCCAGGGCCACGTAGACCGCGTCGATCCCGGCCGCGGCGAACGCGGCCGAGTGGATCTGGGGGGACACGCTGTGACCGACGGGGTGGCCGAGGAGCGCCACCAGGTCGGTCCGAGCCGTCGTCGGCTGGCTCACACGCAGCCCTTCCACACGGACATTCGGGGGTTCCCTCCCACCGGCGGGAGCATTACGCTGTGGCGGATGTTAACAAGAGTCGTGTATCCGATGCTGTTGTGCTGTGGGTTGCTCCTCGCCGGTGCTGGGGCGGTGACCTTCACGCAGAGCAGCGCCGCACCGTACCAGCGGGTGGTGGACATCGCCTTCCCCGTCCCGGGGGCCGTCGAGCTCTCGGACGACTACCACGCGGGGCGCGCAGACGGGGTGCGCGCGCACCGGGCCACCGACGTCTTCGCCCCGCATGGCCGGCCCGTCCACGCTGCGGCAGCCGGGACCGTGAGCTGGCTGCCGGCCCGCCATCCGACCGCCGGCTATGCGGTGCACGTGCAGGGCACCGACGGGCTGCGGTACGCCTACTACCACCTCGGCCCCCATAACGGGACGCGCACCCAGGCGTACGCCCCCGGCCTGTCGGAGGGCTCTCGCGTGCAGCGGGGTGAGCTCATCGGCTACGTGGGAGACTCGGGCAACGCGGCGGGCGGGCGTCCTCACCTGCACTTCGAGATCCACGACCGTGCGATCACCGACCCCTACGGCACCCACCGGCTGAACCCCTACGGCTCGCTCCTCGCAGCCCAGCGGCGCACCGACGCGCCCTCACGCAGCGGCAGCCGCGACGGTCTGCTGCGCGTCGGCGACCGGGGCGCGGAGGTGGCCGCCTGGCAGACCCAGCTGAACACCGTGCGCTCCAATCCGATCGCGGTCGACGGCGCCTTCGGCCCCCAGACCGACCGGGCCACCCGCGCCTTCCAGCGCGACGCCGGCATCACCGCCGACGGCGTCGTCGGGCCCCGGACCCGGGCCGCGATGTCCGCCGCCGGCCCATCCCCCGCCGCTCCGCGCAGGCGATCGGTGCTGCGCGTCGGCGACCAAGGCGCCGACGTGGCCGCCTGGCAGACCCAGCTGAACCGGGTCCGCT harbors:
- the aroE gene encoding shikimate dehydrogenase — translated: MSQPTTARTDLVALLGHPVGHSVSPQIHSAAFAAAGIDAVYVALDVEPDALATAVGGLRAVGFRGANITVPHKQAVGELADERTPEADAVGAVNTLYWSGGRLTADNTDATGLQAFLEHDLGLAEGTPTLLLGSGGAARAAAVALGRVGAHVEVVARREHAGLEVSALARRMGAARVGPVPEPALVVNATPLGLRGEVLPDRFMRLGRGQTALDLVYGPADTPFLTAARAGGAEAHDGLGMLVAQAARSFERWTGTTAPLPAMRRAADIALGR
- a CDS encoding peptidoglycan-binding protein, translated to MLTRVVYPMLLCCGLLLAGAGAVTFTQSSAAPYQRVVDIAFPVPGAVELSDDYHAGRADGVRAHRATDVFAPHGRPVHAAAAGTVSWLPARHPTAGYAVHVQGTDGLRYAYYHLGPHNGTRTQAYAPGLSEGSRVQRGELIGYVGDSGNAAGGRPHLHFEIHDRAITDPYGTHRLNPYGSLLAAQRRTDAPSRSGSRDGLLRVGDRGAEVAAWQTQLNTVRSNPIAVDGAFGPQTDRATRAFQRDAGITADGVVGPRTRAAMSAAGPSPAAPRRRSVLRVGDQGADVAAWQTQLNRVRSNPIAVDGAFGPQTDRATRAFQRDAGITVDGIVGPQTRRALGG